From the Aquitalea magnusonii genome, one window contains:
- a CDS encoding fructose-specific PTS transporter subunit EIIC encodes MANLLAVIAAPDRSTQSMLAGEALRQAATRLKHKIDVEIHTAQGVQQPLSASAIADADAVLLIGEAAAQDVRFANSHTLLSSLEAVLADAEGQLKASLSAQTASSALRIVGITSCPTGIAHTFMAAEGLSQAAQKLGHSIRVETQGSVGAQDTLTADEIRLADVVIIAADTQVDLSRFVGKRLFSSGTKPAINDGENLVRRAIAEAQPHGASQAASSQTAASTASASSAQSEQRSGAYKHLMTGVSFMLPFVTAGGIMIALAFALGGIYAFDDAHKGTLAWALFQIGAKSAFALMVPILAGYISYSIANRPGIAPGMVGGMLAASLGSGFLGGIAAGFIAGYGTDFLNKKIQLGRNLDGLKPVLILPVLGSLLVGLLMIYVIGTPVAALLAMLTDALKSMQGSSALLLGAILGAMMAFDMGGPVNKAAYAFATGLIASQVYTPMAAVMAAGMTPPLGIALATKLFADRFTADEREAGKAAGVLGISFISEGAIPFAARDPLRVIPSLMVGSAVTGAISMAMGVELKVPHGGVFVLPIPNAVTNLGAYLVALVVGTVLTAVMLRVLKKPLAQ; translated from the coding sequence ATGGCAAACCTGCTGGCAGTGATTGCAGCTCCCGATCGCAGCACCCAGTCCATGCTGGCTGGCGAAGCGCTGCGCCAGGCGGCTACCCGGCTGAAACACAAGATCGATGTAGAAATCCACACCGCACAAGGCGTGCAACAGCCGCTGAGCGCCAGCGCCATTGCCGACGCCGACGCCGTGCTGCTGATTGGCGAAGCCGCGGCACAGGATGTGCGCTTTGCCAACAGCCACACCCTGCTCAGCTCGCTGGAAGCCGTGCTGGCCGATGCCGAAGGCCAGCTCAAGGCCAGCCTGAGCGCCCAGACCGCCAGCAGCGCACTGCGCATTGTCGGCATCACCTCTTGCCCCACCGGCATTGCCCACACCTTCATGGCCGCCGAAGGCCTGAGCCAGGCCGCACAGAAACTGGGCCACAGCATCCGCGTGGAAACCCAGGGTTCGGTGGGTGCGCAGGACACGCTGACGGCGGATGAAATCCGCCTGGCCGATGTGGTGATCATTGCCGCCGACACCCAGGTGGACCTGTCGCGCTTTGTCGGCAAGCGTCTGTTCTCCAGCGGCACCAAACCGGCCATCAACGACGGTGAAAACCTGGTGCGCCGCGCCATTGCCGAAGCCCAGCCGCATGGTGCCAGCCAGGCTGCCAGCAGCCAGACTGCCGCCAGCACCGCTTCCGCAAGCAGCGCCCAGAGCGAACAGCGCAGCGGCGCTTACAAACACCTGATGACCGGTGTGTCCTTCATGCTGCCCTTTGTCACTGCGGGCGGCATCATGATTGCGCTGGCCTTTGCGCTGGGCGGCATTTACGCCTTTGACGACGCGCACAAGGGCACGCTGGCCTGGGCCTTGTTCCAGATTGGCGCCAAGTCCGCCTTTGCGCTGATGGTGCCGATTCTGGCCGGTTATATTTCCTACTCCATCGCCAACCGTCCGGGTATTGCCCCCGGCATGGTGGGTGGCATGCTGGCCGCCAGTCTGGGTTCCGGCTTTCTGGGTGGCATTGCCGCTGGTTTCATTGCCGGTTACGGCACGGATTTCCTCAACAAGAAAATCCAACTGGGCCGCAACCTGGATGGCCTGAAACCGGTGCTGATCTTGCCGGTACTGGGTTCCCTGCTGGTGGGCCTGTTGATGATCTACGTCATCGGCACGCCGGTAGCCGCCTTGCTGGCCATGCTGACCGATGCGCTCAAGAGCATGCAGGGCAGCAGCGCCTTGCTGTTGGGTGCCATTCTGGGCGCGATGATGGCCTTTGACATGGGCGGCCCGGTGAACAAGGCAGCCTATGCCTTCGCCACCGGCCTGATTGCCAGCCAGGTGTACACCCCGATGGCCGCCGTGATGGCCGCCGGCATGACCCCGCCGCTGGGCATTGCCCTGGCCACCAAGCTGTTTGCCGACCGCTTTACCGCCGACGAGCGCGAAGCCGGCAAGGCTGCTGGCGTGCTGGGTATTTCCTTCATCAGTGAAGGTGCCATTCCGTTTGCCGCCCGCGACCCGCTGCGCGTGATTCCGTCGCTGATGGTGGGTTCAGCCGTGACCGGTGCCATCTCCATGGCCATGGGCGTGGAACTGAAAGTACCGCACGGTGGCGTGTTCGTGCTGCCCATCCCCAATGCAGTGACCAATCTGGGTGCCTACCTGGTGGCACTGGTGGTGGGGACGGTGCTGACCGCCGTGATGCTGCGTGTGCTGAAAAAACCGCTGGCGCAATAA
- a CDS encoding MFS transporter, translating into MPAPALSAADVKLDLREKVGYGLGDMASNLSFGAVSLFLLFFYTNIFGLSAGEASLIFLIARIIDALFNILLGYAIDQTHSRHGKLRPYLLYGALPLGVLTVLCFSTPDTSYKFAYALVSYTVYCLAYTTVNTPYSAMNNMLTQHAMSRASLSVYRMLFATLGYFVVSVYADQLIRRFANPRSGYQLTIALFAGLATLLFYACFAMTKERIHQDKGQAPKLHQMVQAITGNPPLFHLSMFTVFAYIAYSVWMAAAIYYINYVLRDQAYTASFFAIQTVANLVGTIASEPLIARFGKKRLTLLTLSAGALALAYQYWLAGDSRLAIMACVCLYSAAMGSIFVCMYAMLADTVEYAEWQQHVRTEGAIYGYFNFITKVAMAIAGGLAGLILQYAGYDAAHITPRAQDWIALMMTLIPAAMFVLALLFVLRYQLDEDSYLRMVGQIAARKHAAATQPQEP; encoded by the coding sequence ATGCCTGCCCCTGCCCTGTCCGCCGCAGATGTCAAACTGGACCTGCGTGAAAAAGTAGGCTATGGATTAGGAGACATGGCGTCCAATCTGTCGTTTGGTGCCGTGTCGCTGTTCCTGCTGTTTTTCTATACCAATATCTTTGGCCTGAGCGCCGGCGAAGCCAGCCTGATCTTCCTGATCGCCCGCATCATTGATGCGCTGTTCAATATTCTGCTGGGCTACGCCATTGACCAGACCCACAGCCGCCATGGCAAGCTGCGGCCCTATCTGCTGTATGGCGCACTGCCGCTGGGGGTGCTGACCGTGCTGTGCTTCAGCACACCGGACACCAGCTACAAGTTCGCTTACGCCCTGGTGAGCTACACCGTGTACTGCCTGGCCTATACCACGGTGAACACACCCTATTCAGCCATGAACAATATGCTGACCCAGCACGCCATGTCGCGCGCCTCGCTGTCGGTGTACCGCATGTTGTTTGCCACGCTGGGCTACTTCGTGGTGTCGGTGTATGCCGACCAATTGATTCGCCGCTTTGCCAACCCGCGCAGCGGCTACCAGCTCACCATCGCGCTGTTTGCCGGGCTGGCCACCCTGCTGTTCTACGCCTGCTTTGCCATGACCAAGGAGCGCATCCACCAGGACAAGGGCCAAGCACCCAAGCTGCACCAGATGGTGCAGGCCATTACCGGCAATCCGCCCTTGTTCCACCTCTCCATGTTCACCGTGTTTGCCTACATCGCCTACAGCGTGTGGATGGCCGCCGCCATTTACTACATCAACTACGTATTGCGCGATCAAGCCTACACCGCCAGCTTCTTCGCCATCCAGACCGTGGCCAATCTGGTCGGCACCATTGCCTCGGAACCGTTGATTGCCCGCTTCGGCAAAAAGAGACTGACCCTGCTCACCCTGAGTGCCGGCGCCTTGGCACTGGCCTATCAATACTGGCTGGCGGGCGACAGCCGGCTGGCCATCATGGCTTGCGTCTGCCTGTACAGCGCCGCCATGGGCAGCATCTTTGTCTGCATGTACGCCATGCTGGCCGACACGGTGGAATACGCCGAGTGGCAGCAGCATGTGCGTACCGAGGGTGCCATCTATGGCTATTTCAACTTCATTACCAAAGTGGCCATGGCCATTGCCGGTGGTCTGGCCGGGCTGATCCTGCAATATGCCGGTTACGATGCCGCCCATATCACGCCACGCGCACAAGACTGGATCGCCCTGATGATGACGCTGATTCCCGCCGCCATGTTTGTCCTCGCGCTGCTGTTCGTGCTGCGCTACCAGTTGGATGAAGACAGCTATCTGCGCATGGTGGGCCAGATTGCAGCGCGCAAACACGCCGCCGCCACTCAGCCACAGGAGCCCTGA
- a CDS encoding beta-glucosidase family protein, whose product MTISHTELIARMRPQDKVKLLSGQGLWRTASLPEFGIGDFVMTDGTYGVRYSSAQIDQQESWNISDFLSVVQQDAGQQATDSDKGGSEALFGHSLPATCFPNGSSLACSWDVALVEQMGRALAIECQSMGVGLLLGPGINIRRTPLAGRGYEYYSEDPLLAGDLAAALINGLQQQGVGASLKHFACNNSEYMRTRMDSIVEERALREIYLYGFQRAIAKAQPWTVMSSYNRLNGEQTSQHHWLLTQVLREEWGYQGLVMSDWYGIKDRPASLLAGNELAMPENALDNAELLAAIEQGRIPAAVLDQACLHMLQLIAKVQAGRQPGTVADFASHHQLARRIAAESLVLLKNDQDLLPLHGQRLHRLAVIGKPAQQPVIQGSGCATTQPWQQDCPLDEIRLQAGSGVQIDYAVGAPDDQHDDAAALQHACAIAAAAEVAVVFVSTPIGMDGENGDRQHLGLLPSHDRLISRLAAVQPKLVVVLCNGDAVLMPWLSQVPAVLECFFAGQGMGHAVAATLFGANNPSGKLTTTLPNTLEETPAYLHYPGENDRHHYSEGLYVGYRYYDKRQLQPLFPFGFGLSYTRFDYRELQLSSQDMTEHDTLTVSIEINNSGARDGKEIVQLYIAPPPSPLARPPQALRGFVKLDIPAGSSRHAHFTLQREDFAYYDPAHGSWVVDSGPHEIRIAASSRHILQRSSIWLRAEPRLPAIQADSSLLLLANHPPLLQAVAELIASKCALNSSQARQKLLDMASAEMFVGLFITLTAMLELEISRAELQAVLDRFKHMPH is encoded by the coding sequence ATGACGATCTCCCACACAGAACTGATCGCCCGCATGCGCCCGCAAGACAAGGTCAAGCTGCTTAGCGGCCAGGGCCTGTGGCGCACGGCCAGCCTGCCCGAATTCGGCATTGGCGACTTTGTCATGACCGACGGCACCTATGGCGTGCGCTATAGCAGCGCGCAGATCGACCAGCAGGAAAGCTGGAATATCAGCGACTTCCTGTCAGTGGTGCAGCAAGACGCGGGCCAGCAGGCGACAGACAGCGACAAGGGCGGCTCGGAAGCGCTGTTTGGCCACTCGCTCCCGGCCACCTGCTTTCCCAACGGCTCCAGCCTGGCCTGCAGTTGGGATGTGGCGCTGGTGGAACAAATGGGCCGTGCGCTGGCGATTGAATGCCAGTCCATGGGTGTGGGCCTGCTGCTGGGGCCGGGCATCAATATCCGTCGCACCCCGCTGGCCGGACGCGGTTATGAGTATTACTCGGAAGATCCGCTGCTTGCCGGCGATCTGGCCGCCGCGCTGATCAACGGCCTGCAACAGCAAGGCGTGGGAGCCAGCCTCAAGCACTTTGCCTGCAACAACTCGGAATACATGCGCACCAGGATGGATTCCATCGTCGAGGAACGCGCGCTACGCGAAATCTACCTGTACGGTTTCCAACGCGCCATTGCCAAGGCACAGCCGTGGACGGTGATGTCCTCCTATAACCGGCTCAACGGCGAACAGACCTCGCAGCACCACTGGCTGCTCACCCAGGTACTGCGCGAGGAATGGGGCTACCAGGGGCTGGTGATGTCCGACTGGTACGGCATCAAGGACCGCCCGGCCTCGCTGTTGGCCGGTAATGAACTGGCCATGCCGGAAAACGCGCTGGACAATGCCGAACTGCTGGCTGCCATCGAACAAGGCCGTATTCCCGCTGCGGTGCTGGACCAAGCCTGTCTGCACATGCTGCAACTGATAGCCAAGGTGCAGGCTGGCCGCCAGCCCGGCACCGTGGCTGACTTTGCCAGCCATCATCAGCTTGCGCGACGCATTGCCGCTGAATCACTGGTATTACTGAAGAACGACCAAGACTTGCTGCCATTGCATGGCCAGCGCCTGCACCGGCTGGCGGTGATTGGCAAACCGGCACAACAGCCGGTGATACAGGGCTCGGGCTGCGCCACCACCCAGCCCTGGCAGCAGGACTGCCCGCTGGATGAAATCCGCTTGCAGGCGGGAAGCGGCGTGCAGATCGACTATGCCGTCGGTGCGCCGGACGACCAACACGACGACGCGGCGGCACTGCAACACGCCTGCGCCATTGCCGCCGCCGCCGAGGTGGCCGTAGTGTTTGTCAGTACCCCCATCGGCATGGACGGTGAAAATGGCGACCGCCAGCATCTGGGCCTGCTCCCCAGCCACGACCGCCTGATCAGCCGGCTGGCCGCGGTGCAGCCCAAACTGGTGGTGGTGCTGTGCAATGGCGATGCCGTGCTGATGCCCTGGCTATCGCAGGTGCCTGCCGTGCTGGAGTGTTTCTTTGCCGGTCAGGGCATGGGCCATGCGGTGGCCGCCACGCTGTTTGGTGCCAACAACCCCAGCGGCAAGCTCACCACCACCCTGCCCAACACCCTGGAGGAAACCCCGGCCTATCTGCACTATCCCGGTGAAAATGACCGTCACCATTACAGCGAGGGGCTGTATGTCGGTTATCGCTATTACGACAAGCGCCAATTGCAGCCGCTGTTTCCCTTTGGTTTTGGTCTGAGCTATACCCGTTTCGACTACCGCGAACTGCAGCTCTCCAGCCAGGACATGACGGAACACGACACCCTCACGGTGAGCATCGAGATCAACAACAGCGGTGCGCGCGATGGCAAGGAGATCGTGCAGCTATACATCGCACCACCGCCCTCGCCCTTGGCACGCCCGCCACAAGCCCTGCGCGGCTTCGTCAAACTGGACATCCCGGCCGGAAGCAGCCGCCACGCCCACTTCACCCTGCAACGCGAAGATTTTGCCTATTACGATCCGGCCCATGGCAGTTGGGTGGTGGACAGCGGCCCGCATGAGATCCGTATCGCGGCCTCCAGCCGCCATATCCTGCAGCGGAGCAGTATATGGCTAAGGGCAGAGCCACGCCTTCCCGCCATCCAGGCCGATTCATCCCTGCTATTGCTGGCAAATCACCCCCCGCTGCTACAGGCTGTCGCAGAGTTGATCGCCAGCAAATGCGCCCTCAACAGCAGTCAGGCCAGACAAAAGCTGCTGGACATGGCTTCCGCCGAAATGTTTGTCGGCCTGTTCATCACCCTTACCGCCATGCTGGAACTGGAGATCAGCCGCGCTGAACTGCAGGCGGTCCTGGACCGGTTCAAACACATGCCGCACTGA